One Paroedura picta isolate Pp20150507F chromosome 16, Ppicta_v3.0, whole genome shotgun sequence genomic region harbors:
- the LOC143825020 gene encoding uncharacterized protein LOC143825020, translating to MAKPRLEVLFVSDEGPACLKRPWPAFEDDQAGYKRPRTSSPDCPMEWETSLPLPPLPPPLPPPPPPPSPPQPRAVVASSPACPPAKPLFLQRQRRPPRRAPYDPNDFTSDDLDPALEWPRDSPSRKCGAEVSLLQSVLGQFPLGLRLDKLVTLMWKEHKVHLWKLSVQLGYGDIVRFLEEVPGVRLSLSKGGSRYLVHIVGAC from the exons ATGGCGAAGCCGCGCTTGGAAGTGCTGTTCGTCTCGGACGAGGGACCGGCCTGCCTGAAACGCCCGTGGCCGGCCTTCGAAGACGATCAGGCTGGCTACAAGAGACCGAGGACGTCTTCTCCGGATTGCCCTATGGAGTGGGAAACCTCCCTGCCACTACCGCCGCTACCACCcccactgccgccaccaccaccaccaccatcaccgcCGCAGCCTAGGG CCGTTGTCGCCTCCAGCCCGGCTTGCCCCCCAGCAAAACCTCTGTTCCTACAACGGCAAAGGAGACCTCCACGCCGGGCGCCTTATGATCCCAACGACTTCACCTCGGATGATTTGGACCCCGCCTTGGAATGGCCGAGGGATTCCCCAAGCAGGAAAT GTGGTGCCGAGGTGTCCCTCCTGCAAAGCGTTCTGGGCCAGTTCCCGCTGGGGTTGCGGCTGGACAAGCTGGTGACCCTCATGTGGAAGGAGCACAAAGTCCATCTGTGGAAGCTGAGCGTGCAGCTGGGCTACGGGGATATCGTGCGGTTCTTGGAGGAGGTGCCGGGGGTCAGGCTCAGCCTGAGCAAGGGGGGATCCCGGTACCTCGTGCACATTGTTGGAG CTTGCTAG
- the LOC143826631 gene encoding T-cell-interacting, activating receptor on myeloid cells protein 1-like yields MGTSKKSALPKPSIVWHQAQEGQHHFRCLSPEEYAGSLFSLYQGGRPEPVAEKKALPTQSEVTFVVHSSGSREQFHCIYQVWVAEKSFLSPRSDPANITDDHYPNPFIAVSPGTEVSVGQDWTIRCWAPLPGVAYVLYQGRDFRMEVTPRGDSYIAEFLLKNVTVADTGRYTCYYHSIAEPFIWSNASNPVQLRATDAAEVPIYQEVWVDSAGRYRVNCSAPSRREGWFYLYQDGRPFAETRAWQDGSPANFSLTEGSLRTITGELSCRYSLNRLNDTNAWTQDSQSRSTDFTKANLFRLGLGAGILLAALLFVADAYRNERWQEDCEPSRDLLGWQDPNGLMGALLCKTPCPGACV; encoded by the exons atggggACAAGCAAGAAATCTG CCCTCCCAAAACCATCGATCGTCTGGCACCAGGCTCAGGAAGGACAGCACCACTTTCGATGTCTCTCTCCAGAGGAATACGCAGGCAGCTTGTTCTCCCTGTACCAGGGAGGCAGGCCAGAACCTGTGGCCGAAAAGAAAGCATTGCCCACGCAGTCCGAAGTGACCTTCGTCGTCCACAGCTCTGGCTCCAGAGAGCAATTCCACTGCATTTATCAGGTCTGGGTGGCTGAGAAGTCCTTTCTTTCCCCACGCAGTGACCCTGCAAATATCACGGATG ATCACTACCCCAATCCGTTTATCGCCGTGAGTCCTGGTACTGAGGTCTCTGTGGGGCAGGACTGGACAATCCGCTGCTGGGCGCCCCTACCGGGGGTGGCCTATGTCCTCTACCAAGGCAGGGACTTCCGGATGGAGGTCACCCCCCGAGGCGACTCTTACATTGCTGAATTCCTCTTGAAGAATGTCACTGTGGCCGACACAGGCCGATACACCTGCTATTACCACAGCATCGCAGAACCGTTCATCTGGTCCAATGCCAGCAACCCAGTCCAGCTAAGAGCAACAG ACGCAGCTGAGGTCCCTATTTACCAAGAGGTCTGGGTAGACTCTGCCGGGAGATACCGCGTGAATTGCTCAGCGCCGTCCAGGAGGGAAGGCTGGTTCTATCTCTACCAGGATGGGCGGCCCTTTGCGGAGACCCGAGCGTGGCAAGATGGCAGCCCTGCAAACTTCAGCCTCACGGAAGGGTCCCTCAGGACCATCACGGGAGAGCTGAGCTGCCGGTACAGTTTAAATCGGCTCAATGACACCAACGCGTGGACCCAAG ATTCCCAGTCCCGAAGCACGGATTTCACCAAGGCCAACCTATTTCGGCTTGGACTCGGGGCGGGCATCCTTCTAGCGGCTCTGCTTTTCGTGGCAGACGCCTACCGGAACGAGAGGTGGCAGGAGGACTGTGAGCCAAGCCGGGATCTCTTGGGCTGGCAAGATCCCAATGGACTGATGGGGGCTCTGCTTTGCAAAACTCCCTGCCCGGGTGCCTGCGTTTGA